A section of the Fusobacterium russii ATCC 25533 genome encodes:
- a CDS encoding HEAT repeat domain-containing protein → MTEKEQKDIINELNSYGYNFRNINDIMKIGKNDKILIFPLLKWIKKLTKPVDKEWVARCLTVKGYTEATETLLKIYKEMDKNEIGKRWAIGNAIGEISDKRYIDDYIEIITDKSNGSARQMIVNYMGAFKEERVKEVLISLLDDEEVNGHAIYALSKFKDISLIEKLEPFTAHKMTWKRNEAKKAIAKLEKLKEKEGK, encoded by the coding sequence ATGACAGAAAAAGAACAAAAGGATATAATAAATGAGTTAAATTCATATGGCTATAACTTTAGAAATATTAATGACATTATGAAAATTGGGAAAAATGATAAAATATTAATTTTCCCATTATTAAAATGGATAAAAAAGTTAACAAAACCAGTAGATAAAGAATGGGTAGCGAGATGTTTAACTGTAAAAGGCTATACAGAAGCAACTGAAACCTTATTGAAAATATATAAAGAGATGGATAAAAATGAGATAGGTAAAAGATGGGCAATAGGAAATGCTATAGGAGAGATTTCTGATAAAAGATATATAGATGATTACATAGAAATTATTACTGACAAATCTAATGGAAGTGCTAGGCAAATGATAGTTAATTATATGGGCGCATTTAAAGAAGAAAGAGTAAAGGAAGTTTTAATTTCTTTATTGGATGATGAAGAAGTAAATGGTCATGCTATTTATGCATTATCTAAGTTTAAAGATATATCTTTAATAGAAAAACTTGAACCATTCACAGCACATAAAATGACTTGGAAAAGAAATGAAGCAAAAAAAGCTATAGCCAAATTAGAGAAATTAAAAGAAAAAGAAGGTAAATAA